TTTCCTTCATAAATAGCCTTTCCGATAATTGTTCCTGTACATCCTATATCTTTCATTTTATAGACATCTTTAATCCCCGAAATTCCACCACTGGCCACCAAGTGTAACGACGTTTTATATAAAATTTCAGTATAAAGACCTGTTGAAGGTCCCTCCAGCATTCCATCCTTCAAAATATCCGTGCATATGGTAGTTTTAATTCCCTTTTTCTGATATTCCAGAATAAAATCAATAATGTCTTTATCACTTTCTTCCTGCCAGCCGGAGGTTTTGATTTTTCTATTCTCACAATCAGCTCCCAGAATAATCTTATCCGGGCCATATTTTTCAATGATCTGAAGACAAAATGCAGGATCCTGTACTGCAATACTGCCTAGAGTGATCTGCTTCGCTCCTGAATTAAAGACTGTTTCAATATCCTGCGAGGTTTTTAATCCACCTCCAAAATCAATTTGTAAAGAAGTAGATTTTGCAATATTTTCAAGCACTTTCTGATTCACAATATGTTTTGATTTTGCACCATCAAGATCCACCAGGTGAAGAAACTGAATACCAAAGTCTTCAAATTCCCTGGCCACTTCTACAGGATCTTCATTGTATATTTTCTTTGTGTTGTAATCCCCTTTGGATAAACGCACACATTTTCCTTCAATAATATCGATAGCCGGAATAATCTTCATCATGATAAGTTTATAAAGTTGTTAAGTAGCTGGCTTCCTACACTTCCCGATTTTTCCGGGTGAAACTGTACCGCATAAAAATTATCTTTCTGCAAAGAAGCACTAAATGGAAGGATGTAATCACAAACGGATGTGGTAAATTCCGATAGTTCACAATAATAGCTATGCACAAAATATACATCATTTTCAGCTTCAATTCCTGAAAATAACGGAGAGCTTTGTCCTAAAACCGTGTTCCAACCCATATGGGGAACGAGTTCCAAAGGCGGGAATCTTTTGACATTGATATTGAAAATTCCCATTCCCTCTGTATTTCCTTCTTCGTTTCCTTTGCACATGAGCTGCATTCCCAGACATATTCCCAAAACAGGTTGTTTCAATGTTGGAATAAGTCGATCAAGTCCTTTTTCTTTCAACAACTTCATGGTAGACGAGGCCTCACCTACACCAGGAAAAATCACCTTATCTGCTTTCAGGATAAGTTCAGGGTCATCTGTAATGACTGAGCTGATATTTAACCTGTTTAAAGCGTTCTGTACAGAGCTTACATTACCTCCGTTATATTTTATTATTGCAATCATATTATAAACTTCCTTTAGTGGAAGGTAAATTATAGTTGATATCAGATTGATTAACCGCCATTTTCACCGCTTTGGCAAAAGCTTTGAAAATAGATTCAATCTTGTGATGTTCATTCTCTCCTTCTGCTTTAATATTTAAATTGGTTCTCGAAGAATCTGTAAAGGACTTAAAGAAGTGAAAGAACATTTCCGTGGGTACATCTCCTATCTTTTCTCTTTTAAATTCAGCATCCCAAACCAGCCAGGGTCTGCCCCCAAAATCAATGGCTACCTGCGAAAGGCAATCATCCATAGGAAGCAGAAAACCATACCTTTCAATCCCTTTTTTCTTTCCTAATGCCTTTAAAATGGCTTCCCCCAAAACAATACCCGTATCTTCAACCGTGTGGTGTTCATCTACCTGAAGGTCCCCATTAACTTTGATCTTAAGATCCATATTTCCGTGTCTGGCAATCTGTTCCAACATGTGGTCAAAAAAATGAAGCCCTGTAGAAATTTCAGATTTGCCTTTTCCATCGATATTTATCTCAATTTCTATTTCCGTTTCATTGGTCTTTCTGTAGACTTTTGCTCTTCTCATTCCGGATTTTAAGAACTGGTAAATCTCAACCCATTGCGTTGTTGTCAGATCAGATTCACTATTAAAGCTTTGGTTAAGAAAAATAGATTTAGAACCCAAGTTTTTAGCAAGTTGAACATCCGTACTTCGATCACCAATTACATAAGAATTTTCGAGATCATAATCACCATACATATATTTCGCCAACATTCCTGTTCCAGGTTTTCGGGTGGGCAGATTCTCATGTTCAAAACTTCTATCAATTAAAATATCACTGAAAATGATGCCTTCATTTTCAAAGGTTCTGAGCATTTTTTCATGAGGGATCGTAAAGGTTTCCAAAGGAAAGCTCTCTGTTCCTAATCCATCCTGATTGGTCACCATGACCAATTCATAATCCAGTTCATTGGCAATTTTTGAAAGATTTTGCAAAACTCCAGGATAAAACTCCAGTTTTTCCAGCGAATCCACCTGAAAATCAGTAGGAGGTTCAATAATCAAGGTTCCGTCCCGATCGATAAACAATACTTTTTTCATACTTATATGTTTTTTAAAAGGGTTACCAGCTTCTCATTCTCCTGGCGGTTTCCTATATTTATTCTGATGCATCCCGGAATAGCCGGATCTCTTCTGCTTGTCAAAATTTCCTGTTCCAGCATTTGTGCATATACATTATCAACATCTTTTAGCCTGATTAAAAAGAAATTAGCATCTGTTGGAAATATTTTGCCAATACATGCAATTCCTTTAAACTGACTCCTCAGCCATTCACGCTCTGCTACAATATCACGTACATTCTCTTTCAGCTTATTTTCATCTTCAAGAGCACTCAGAATTAGCTCCTGGCTCAATGCATTAACGTTGTAAGGTGCTTTCACGGTATTAATCAACTGAATAATCTCTTCCGAAGCATAGGCAACACCTACTCTGGCTCCTGCAATCCCCCAAGCCTTCGAGAAGGTCTGAAGAACAATTAAATTGGGATACTTTGCCAACAGCTCAAGACTTGATTTTTTCCCGGAAAATTCTATATAAGCTTCATCCACTACAACAATCCCATTGAAGTTTTGAAGGTAAAATTCAATATCTTCAGTGCTATTACCGGTTGGATTGTTTGGAGAACATAGAAAGAAAACCTTGATAGATTCTTTCTGTACTATTTCTAAAAAGTCATCTTTTACAATATCAAAGTTTTCATCTAAATTCAACTGTAAAACCCTGTTTTCATTGATCGTGGCATAAAAACCATACATTGCAAACGAGGGGTTCATCATTAGGATAGAGTCTTTTTTAGGTTCACAGAAAATCTTAATGATTAAATCGATCAGTTCATCACTTCCGTTTCCTATCGCTATTTGTCCGGGAGAAAGATTTTTAAGCTCAGATAATCTGTTTTTAAGTTTTCTTTGGGTAGAATCCGGGTAACGGTTCCATTTTCCAAAAGGGCTTTCATTAGCATCTAAAAAAGTAGGATCATTAAACTCATTATGATCTCTGAAGCTTATATAAGGTTTTAATTTTAAAATATTTTCTCTTACTAATGTATTGATACTGATTGTGTTCATATTATCGTTTTAATCTTATTGATACTGCATTTTTGTGAGCAAGAAGCCCTTCTGCCTCTGCCATTATTTCTATTGTTTTTCCTAAACTCTGAAGTCCTTTCTTCGATAAATGCTGGAAAGTAATTTTCTTCACAAAACTGTCCAGGGATACACCACTGTAATTCTTTGCATAAGCATTCGTAGGAAGGGTGTGATTGGTTCCGCTTGCATAATCTCCGGCACTTTCACAGGAATAATTCCCAAGGAATACAGAACCTGCATTCTGGATCATAGGGATATATTTTTCAAACTCACCCAGCGCAAGAATAAGGTGTTCCGGAGCATATAAATTGCTGAACTCAACGGCTTCCTCAAGACTATTTAACAAGATAAAGCAACTATTTTCAAGTGCTTTCCCTGCCATTTCATTTCTCGGTAAGCCTTTGATTTGACGTTCAACACACCTAATAACCTCATTAAAAACTTTAAAGTCTGTGGTTAGAAAAATCACCTGGCTGTCACTGCCGTGTTCTGCCTGTGAAAGCAAATCGGCAGCACAGAATTCCGGAATAGCTTGCTCATCACCAATCACGAGAACTTCACTAGGTCCTGCCGGCATATCGATAGCGACTCCATACCGTTGGGTATACTCTTTTGCTGCTACTACGAATTGATTTCCAGGGCCAAAAATTTTATATACTTGTGGGATGCTTTCAGTTCCTAAAGTCATAGCTGCAATGGCCTGAGCGCCTCCAGTTTTGAAAATCTTTGAAACTCCGCAGAGCTTTGCCGTATATAAAATGGCAGGATTAACATCTCCTTTTTTATCTGGTGGTGTACACAGAATGATTTCCTCACATCCAGCAATATTAGCAGGGACTGCAAGCATCAAAACTGTTGAGAATAAAGGAGCTGTTCCCCCCGGAATATAAATTCCTACCTTTTCTATCGCTCGGTTTTCTCTCCAGCAAACCACCCCTTTTGCTGTTTCTATTTTCTGAATCTCCGGATTTTGTGAATCGTGAAATTTAAAAATGTTTTCTTTTGCTTGTTGGATAGCCTGCTTTAAATCATTACTAAGCTGATTTTCCGCATTATTTATTTCCTCTTCTGTAACAGCAATGTTTTTGGTTTCGGCTTTATCAAATTTTTTATTGAATGCTATTAAAGCTTTATCTCCTTTGTTTTCAACTTCAGCAAATATTTCAGCAATCAGTCCGGAAATCTCTTCCCGTTCAAAAACAGGTCTCTGTACCAGCTTTATCCATGAATCTTTTGTTGGATATCGATATATTTTCATTTGTATTATTTTTAATTGATCTCTCATTTTTTGAACCATTAAGTTTATTTAAGCCGCTAAGAATCATCTAGATCATTGTTGAATTCATTAAACTTAACTTATCTTAATTTTTCTTTACTGTTCGTTACTTTTCTTAACAGTATTATTCTTCTTTAAATCACCATTTTATCAATGGGAATAATGAGTATATCTTGAGCTCCATTCTCCTTCAGCTCATCGATAACTTCCCAGAAACGCTCTTCATCAATTACAGAATGAATACTACTCCAGCCTTCTTCTGCCAATGGGATCACCGTAGGGCTTTTCAGTACGGGAAGTACATCTGCGACTTTTTGGATTTTATCATTGGGAACATTCATCAGGATGTATTTTGAATTTTTTGCCTTTAAAACTGCTTTAATTCTGAAAAGAAATTTATCCAGAATAGCTGCTTTTTCGGATGACAATTGTGGCGTTTGAGCCAGAACTGCTTCTGATTTTAAAAGCGTTACCGTTTCCCTCAGTCCATTTTTGAATAAGGTACTTCCGGAACTTACGATATCGCAAATTCCTTCTGCAAGCCCGATATTGGGAGCAATTTCTACGGAACCGGAAATCACGTGGATATCTGAAGTGATTCCTTTTGCTTCTAAAAAATGCTTAAGAGTGTTAGGGTAAGAAGTGGCAATTTTTCGGCCTTGGAAGTAGCCAAGATCAT
This Chryseobacterium sp. G0162 DNA region includes the following protein-coding sequences:
- the hisA gene encoding 1-(5-phosphoribosyl)-5-[(5-phosphoribosylamino)methylideneamino]imidazole-4-carboxamide isomerase — protein: MKIIPAIDIIEGKCVRLSKGDYNTKKIYNEDPVEVAREFEDFGIQFLHLVDLDGAKSKHIVNQKVLENIAKSTSLQIDFGGGLKTSQDIETVFNSGAKQITLGSIAVQDPAFCLQIIEKYGPDKIILGADCENRKIKTSGWQEESDKDIIDFILEYQKKGIKTTICTDILKDGMLEGPSTGLYTEILYKTSLHLVASGGISGIKDVYKMKDIGCTGTIIGKAIYEGKISLKQLQNFIENA
- the hisH gene encoding imidazole glycerol phosphate synthase subunit HisH, yielding MIAIIKYNGGNVSSVQNALNRLNISSVITDDPELILKADKVIFPGVGEASSTMKLLKEKGLDRLIPTLKQPVLGICLGMQLMCKGNEEGNTEGMGIFNINVKRFPPLELVPHMGWNTVLGQSSPLFSGIEAENDVYFVHSYYCELSEFTTSVCDYILPFSASLQKDNFYAVQFHPEKSGSVGSQLLNNFINLS
- the hisB gene encoding bifunctional histidinol-phosphatase/imidazoleglycerol-phosphate dehydratase HisB, which produces MKKVLFIDRDGTLIIEPPTDFQVDSLEKLEFYPGVLQNLSKIANELDYELVMVTNQDGLGTESFPLETFTIPHEKMLRTFENEGIIFSDILIDRSFEHENLPTRKPGTGMLAKYMYGDYDLENSYVIGDRSTDVQLAKNLGSKSIFLNQSFNSESDLTTTQWVEIYQFLKSGMRRAKVYRKTNETEIEIEINIDGKGKSEISTGLHFFDHMLEQIARHGNMDLKIKVNGDLQVDEHHTVEDTGIVLGEAILKALGKKKGIERYGFLLPMDDCLSQVAIDFGGRPWLVWDAEFKREKIGDVPTEMFFHFFKSFTDSSRTNLNIKAEGENEHHKIESIFKAFAKAVKMAVNQSDINYNLPSTKGSL
- the hisC gene encoding histidinol-phosphate transaminase, with protein sequence MNTISINTLVRENILKLKPYISFRDHNEFNDPTFLDANESPFGKWNRYPDSTQRKLKNRLSELKNLSPGQIAIGNGSDELIDLIIKIFCEPKKDSILMMNPSFAMYGFYATINENRVLQLNLDENFDIVKDDFLEIVQKESIKVFFLCSPNNPTGNSTEDIEFYLQNFNGIVVVDEAYIEFSGKKSSLELLAKYPNLIVLQTFSKAWGIAGARVGVAYASEEIIQLINTVKAPYNVNALSQELILSALEDENKLKENVRDIVAEREWLRSQFKGIACIGKIFPTDANFFLIRLKDVDNVYAQMLEQEILTSRRDPAIPGCIRINIGNRQENEKLVTLLKNI
- the hisD gene encoding histidinol dehydrogenase: MKIYRYPTKDSWIKLVQRPVFEREEISGLIAEIFAEVENKGDKALIAFNKKFDKAETKNIAVTEEEINNAENQLSNDLKQAIQQAKENIFKFHDSQNPEIQKIETAKGVVCWRENRAIEKVGIYIPGGTAPLFSTVLMLAVPANIAGCEEIILCTPPDKKGDVNPAILYTAKLCGVSKIFKTGGAQAIAAMTLGTESIPQVYKIFGPGNQFVVAAKEYTQRYGVAIDMPAGPSEVLVIGDEQAIPEFCAADLLSQAEHGSDSQVIFLTTDFKVFNEVIRCVERQIKGLPRNEMAGKALENSCFILLNSLEEAVEFSNLYAPEHLILALGEFEKYIPMIQNAGSVFLGNYSCESAGDYASGTNHTLPTNAYAKNYSGVSLDSFVKKITFQHLSKKGLQSLGKTIEIMAEAEGLLAHKNAVSIRLKR
- the hisG gene encoding ATP phosphoribosyltransferase, producing MSKLKIAIQKSGRLYEESLQLLKDCGIFVNNGKDQLKVSVDNFPMEIMYLRNSDIPQYLEDGVVDIAIVGENLLIEKQKQFQIVEKLGFSKCRVSIAVPKEVETDDLGYFQGRKIATSYPNTLKHFLEAKGITSDIHVISGSVEIAPNIGLAEGICDIVSSGSTLFKNGLRETVTLLKSEAVLAQTPQLSSEKAAILDKFLFRIKAVLKAKNSKYILMNVPNDKIQKVADVLPVLKSPTVIPLAEEGWSSIHSVIDEERFWEVIDELKENGAQDILIIPIDKMVI